One Pseudomonas muyukensis DNA segment encodes these proteins:
- a CDS encoding substrate-binding domain-containing protein — protein MPRLLCFLLCLLPALAWAEPAQLRLQGSNTIGAALAPALVRGLLQAQGASAIETLPGTLANETQIRAHDRNGQPLRIDIAAHGSSTGFIALAKGDADLAAASRPISDREALQLEALGNLRSANAEQVIGLDGVAVIVHPDNPLAQLTTAQLALVFAGQLQRWEQLGVAGGAIHLYARDDRSGTFETFKALVLDPAQRSLSEQARRFESADALAAQVKADRQAIGFSSLATVHGAKVLAVAAGDAPALAPSRALVASEDYPLSRRLYFYLPANAKPQARALAEFAQSPAGQAIVAEQGFVAQQIKALPVPSQADMPPRYRALASEAQRLSVNFRFQEGSAGLDNKALRDVQRVGDYLRQAGKLHNKVVLVGFGDPKNTPGRAALLSRLRAMAVRRELAREGVQVKTVAGMGDELPVAGNDLEQGRQRNRRVEVWVY, from the coding sequence ATGCCTCGCCTGCTCTGCTTCCTGCTGTGCCTGCTGCCAGCCCTGGCCTGGGCCGAGCCTGCGCAACTGCGCCTGCAGGGCTCCAACACCATTGGCGCCGCCCTCGCCCCGGCGCTGGTCCGTGGCCTGCTCCAGGCCCAAGGGGCCAGCGCCATCGAAACCCTGCCCGGCACCCTGGCCAACGAAACCCAGATCCGTGCCCACGATCGCAACGGCCAGCCACTGCGCATCGACATCGCCGCCCATGGTTCAAGCACCGGCTTCATTGCCCTGGCCAAGGGCGATGCCGACCTGGCCGCCGCCTCGCGCCCCATCAGTGACCGCGAAGCGCTGCAGCTTGAGGCCCTGGGCAACCTGCGCAGCGCCAACGCCGAGCAAGTGATCGGCCTGGACGGCGTGGCGGTGATCGTGCACCCGGACAACCCGCTGGCGCAGTTGACCACTGCGCAACTGGCCCTGGTGTTTGCCGGCCAACTCCAGCGCTGGGAGCAACTGGGCGTGGCCGGCGGCGCCATCCACCTGTACGCCCGCGACGACCGCTCCGGCACTTTCGAAACCTTCAAGGCGCTGGTGCTCGACCCCGCGCAGCGCAGCCTGTCCGAACAGGCCCGCCGCTTCGAATCAGCCGATGCGCTGGCCGCGCAGGTCAAGGCCGACCGCCAGGCCATCGGTTTCAGCAGCCTGGCCACGGTGCACGGGGCCAAGGTGCTGGCGGTGGCCGCAGGCGACGCCCCGGCCCTGGCGCCCAGCCGCGCGCTGGTGGCCAGCGAGGACTACCCGCTGTCGCGCCGGCTGTACTTCTACCTGCCGGCCAATGCCAAGCCCCAGGCTCGCGCCCTGGCCGAGTTCGCCCAGAGCCCGGCGGGCCAGGCCATCGTCGCCGAGCAAGGCTTCGTCGCGCAGCAGATCAAGGCCCTGCCGGTGCCCAGCCAGGCCGACATGCCACCGCGCTACCGCGCCCTGGCCAGCGAGGCCCAGCGCCTGAGCGTGAACTTCCGCTTCCAGGAGGGTAGCGCCGGCCTCGACAACAAGGCCCTGCGCGATGTGCAGCGGGTCGGCGACTACCTGCGCCAGGCCGGCAAGTTGCACAACAAGGTAGTGCTGGTGGGCTTCGGCGACCCCAAGAACACCCCGGGCCGCGCCGCCCTGCTGTCACGCCTGCGGGCCATGGCCGTGCGCCGCGAACTGGCCCGCGAAGGGGTGCAGGTCAAGACCGTGGCCGGCATGGGCGACGAACTGCCGGTGGCCGGCAACGACCTGGAACAAGGGCGCCAGCGCAACCGCCGGGTCGAGGTCTGGGTGTACTGA
- a CDS encoding YoaK family protein yields the protein MLPTAPSLHSARRARLQILRGRVGLGLVAGLSVLAGMTDAIGLLALGDFVSFMSGNTTRLAVAISQADLALMARLALAILSFVLGNALGVLLARRFGRRASPLLLVVAALLAGAAAWPLPLSLPALVAAILAMGMLNAVVEQVNGLPIGLTYVTGALSRFGRGLGRWLLGERRHGWRVQLVPWSGMLLGAALGAWLELRLGLLALAASSALACVLALVTLFVPRAWQLGYMPR from the coding sequence ATGTTGCCCACCGCCCCTTCCCTGCACAGCGCCCGCCGGGCCAGGCTGCAAATCTTGCGCGGGCGGGTCGGCCTGGGGCTGGTGGCGGGCTTGTCGGTGCTGGCGGGAATGACCGATGCCATCGGCCTGCTGGCGCTGGGCGACTTCGTTTCGTTCATGAGCGGCAACACCACGCGCCTGGCGGTGGCGATCAGCCAGGCGGACCTGGCGCTGATGGCGCGCCTGGCCCTGGCGATCCTGAGTTTCGTGCTGGGCAACGCCCTGGGCGTGCTGCTGGCCCGGCGCTTCGGTCGGCGTGCCTCGCCGCTGTTGCTGGTGGTCGCCGCCCTGCTGGCCGGCGCCGCGGCCTGGCCCTTGCCCCTGTCGCTGCCGGCGCTGGTGGCGGCGATCCTGGCCATGGGCATGCTCAATGCCGTGGTCGAGCAGGTGAACGGCCTGCCCATCGGGCTGACCTACGTCACCGGGGCGCTGTCGCGCTTTGGCCGGGGCCTGGGGCGCTGGCTGCTGGGCGAGCGGCGCCATGGCTGGCGGGTCCAGCTGGTGCCGTGGAGCGGCATGTTGCTGGGGGCGGCGCTGGGCGCCTGGCTGGAGCTGCGCCTGGGCTTGCTGGCGCTGGCGGCCAGCAGCGCGCTGGCGTGTGTGCTGGCGTTGGTGACGCTGTTCGTGCCGCGGGCATGGCAGTTGGGCTACATGCCACGTTGA
- a CDS encoding dihydrofolate reductase family protein, whose product MRKLIVAAFITLDGVMQAPGGPQEDTSGGFSHGGWLPPYADEVFGQAMQALFSQPFELLLGRRTYDIFAGYWPQVRADSENRPMADLLNGVAKHVATHHPGSVGWHNSHALGTDVAKAVQALKQQDGPPLLTQGSGELVRQLLAAGLVDELYLLVHPLLLGRGKRLFGDDAEAAAFTLVESAASPSGVLITRYQRSGAVRTGTFEEV is encoded by the coding sequence ATGCGCAAGCTCATCGTTGCCGCCTTCATCACCCTGGACGGCGTCATGCAGGCCCCCGGCGGCCCGCAGGAAGACACCAGCGGCGGCTTCAGCCACGGCGGCTGGCTGCCGCCCTACGCCGACGAGGTCTTCGGCCAGGCGATGCAAGCCCTGTTCAGCCAACCCTTCGAACTGTTGCTGGGACGGCGCACCTACGACATCTTCGCCGGCTACTGGCCACAGGTCAGGGCCGACTCGGAAAACCGGCCCATGGCCGACCTGCTCAATGGCGTGGCCAAGCACGTCGCCACCCACCACCCCGGCTCGGTCGGCTGGCACAACAGCCATGCCCTTGGCACCGATGTAGCCAAGGCGGTGCAAGCGCTCAAGCAGCAAGACGGCCCACCACTGCTGACCCAGGGCAGCGGCGAACTGGTGCGCCAGCTATTGGCCGCCGGGCTGGTGGACGAACTGTACCTGCTGGTCCACCCGCTGCTGCTCGGCCGCGGCAAGCGCCTGTTCGGCGATGACGCCGAGGCCGCGGCGTTCACCCTGGTGGAGTCCGCCGCCTCGCCCAGCGGCGTGCTGATTACCCGCTACCAGCGCAGTGGCGCGGTGCGTACCGGCACGTTCGAGGAGGTTTGA
- a CDS encoding GFA family protein codes for MDKVTGRCLCGQLRIEARGEPRRVGLCHCLDCRKHHGALFGASAMFAEDAVQVTGEATAYAGRHFCPRCGSSVFARSGDEVEVHLGALDEPNRFRPTYELWVIRREAWLPAFAGMTRFERDRPAR; via the coding sequence ATGGACAAGGTGACAGGGCGCTGCCTGTGTGGGCAGCTACGCATCGAGGCGCGCGGCGAGCCACGGCGGGTCGGGCTGTGCCATTGCCTGGACTGTCGCAAGCACCATGGCGCGTTGTTCGGCGCTTCGGCGATGTTCGCCGAGGATGCTGTGCAGGTCACCGGCGAGGCGACGGCCTATGCGGGCAGGCACTTTTGCCCGCGGTGCGGGTCGTCGGTGTTCGCCCGCAGCGGCGATGAAGTGGAGGTGCACCTTGGCGCGCTGGATGAGCCGAACCGCTTCAGGCCGACCTACGAGCTGTGGGTGATACGGCGGGAGGCCTGGTTGCCGGCGTTTGCCGGCATGACGCGGTTCGAGCGCGACCGGCCGGCCCGGTAG
- the nhaB gene encoding sodium/proton antiporter NhaB, whose amino-acid sequence MSRSLTGALAHSFLGQSPRWYKAVICLFLLLNPLLLATLGPVVTGWVLVIEFIFTLGMALKCYPLMPGGLLLVEALALRMTTPEALYQELQHNFPVILLLMFMVAGIHFMKELLLYLFSRILLGVRSKAMLALLFCVLSAFLSAFLDALTVTAVIISAAVGFYAVYHRVASGSNPREDSALDSDQHIPQLHREDLEQFRAFLRSLLMHGAVGTALGGVCTLVGEPQNLLIGHEMGWHFAEFFHQVAPVSMPVLAAGLVTCVLLEKLRLFGYGTLMPEPVRQVLAAYAAEDDAARTQAQRVALVVQGLAALILIVCLGLHIAEVGLIGLLVIVLITAFTGITDEHRLGRAFQDAMPFTALLVVFFAVVAVIHQQQLFSPLIAWVLALPSEQQPGMLYLANGLLSAISDNVFVATIYITEVKQAFVNGAMSREHFETLAVAINTGTNLPSVATPNGQAAFLFLLTSAIAPLIRLSYGRMVWMALPYTVVMGGLGWWAVTYWL is encoded by the coding sequence ATGTCCCGTTCCCTGACCGGCGCCCTCGCCCATAGCTTCCTGGGCCAGTCGCCGCGTTGGTACAAGGCCGTCATCTGCCTGTTCCTGCTCCTCAACCCGTTGCTGCTGGCGACCCTCGGCCCGGTCGTCACCGGCTGGGTGCTGGTGATCGAATTCATTTTCACCCTCGGCATGGCGCTCAAGTGCTACCCGTTGATGCCCGGTGGCCTGCTGCTGGTGGAGGCGCTGGCGCTGCGCATGACCACGCCCGAGGCCCTGTACCAAGAGCTGCAGCACAACTTCCCGGTGATCCTGCTGCTGATGTTCATGGTCGCCGGCATCCACTTCATGAAGGAGCTGCTGCTGTACCTGTTCTCGCGGATCCTCCTCGGCGTGCGCAGCAAGGCCATGCTGGCCCTGCTGTTCTGCGTGCTGTCGGCGTTTCTGTCGGCGTTCCTCGACGCCCTGACCGTGACCGCGGTGATCATCAGCGCGGCGGTGGGCTTCTACGCCGTGTACCACCGCGTCGCCTCCGGCAGCAACCCACGCGAAGACAGCGCGCTGGACAGCGACCAGCACATCCCCCAGTTGCACCGTGAAGACCTCGAGCAGTTCCGTGCCTTCCTGCGCAGCCTGCTGATGCACGGCGCGGTGGGCACGGCGCTGGGTGGCGTGTGCACCCTGGTGGGCGAACCACAGAACCTGCTGATCGGCCACGAGATGGGTTGGCACTTCGCCGAGTTCTTCCACCAGGTCGCCCCGGTGTCGATGCCGGTCCTGGCCGCGGGCCTGGTCACCTGCGTACTGCTGGAAAAGCTGCGCCTGTTCGGCTACGGCACGCTGATGCCCGAGCCGGTGCGCCAGGTGCTGGCCGCCTACGCCGCCGAGGACGATGCCGCGCGCACCCAGGCCCAGCGCGTGGCCCTGGTGGTGCAGGGCTTGGCCGCGCTGATCCTGATCGTCTGCCTGGGCCTGCACATCGCCGAGGTCGGGCTGATCGGCCTGTTGGTGATCGTGCTGATCACCGCCTTCACCGGCATCACCGACGAGCACCGCCTGGGCCGTGCGTTCCAGGACGCCATGCCGTTCACCGCGCTGCTGGTGGTGTTTTTCGCGGTGGTCGCGGTGATCCACCAGCAGCAGCTGTTCAGCCCGCTGATCGCCTGGGTGCTGGCGCTGCCCAGCGAGCAGCAGCCGGGCATGCTGTACCTGGCCAACGGCCTGCTGTCGGCGATCAGCGACAACGTGTTCGTCGCCACCATCTACATCACCGAGGTCAAGCAGGCGTTCGTCAACGGCGCCATGAGCCGCGAGCACTTCGAGACCCTGGCGGTGGCCATCAACACCGGCACCAACCTGCCGAGCGTGGCTACGCCCAATGGCCAGGCCGCGTTCCTGTTCCTGCTGACCTCGGCGATCGCGCCGCTGATTCGCCTGTCGTACGGGCGGATGGTGTGGATGGCCTTGCCCTATACCGTGGTCATGGGTGGCCTGGGTTGGTGGGCGGTGACTTACTGGCTGTAA
- a CDS encoding crotonase/enoyl-CoA hydratase family protein: MTEYTAFKVELTDNIAHVQINRPEKINAMNAAFWEEIVEIFQWIDDTDAVRAVVISGAGKHFSSGIDLMMLASLAQQLGKDTGRNARVLRRTILRLQRSFNAVDNCRKPVLAAIQGYCIGGAIDLISACDMRYCAGDAQFSIKEIDMGMAADVGTLQRLPRIIGDGILRELAFTGRMVDAQEALRIGLVNRVYDDQAALLDGVFAIAREIAAKSPIAVAGTKEMLSYMRDHRIDDGLEYIATWNAAMLQSEDLRVAVAAHMSKQQPTFAD, translated from the coding sequence GTGACCGAATACACCGCGTTCAAGGTTGAACTGACCGACAACATCGCCCACGTACAGATCAACCGCCCGGAAAAGATCAACGCCATGAACGCTGCGTTCTGGGAGGAAATTGTCGAGATCTTCCAGTGGATCGACGACACCGATGCGGTGCGCGCGGTGGTGATCAGCGGCGCTGGCAAGCATTTCTCCTCGGGCATCGACCTGATGATGCTGGCCTCCCTGGCCCAGCAACTGGGCAAGGACACCGGCCGTAACGCCCGGGTGCTGCGGCGTACCATCTTGCGTCTGCAACGTTCGTTCAACGCCGTGGACAACTGCCGCAAGCCGGTGCTGGCGGCGATCCAGGGCTACTGCATCGGCGGCGCGATCGACCTGATTTCGGCGTGTGACATGCGTTATTGTGCCGGCGATGCGCAGTTCTCGATCAAGGAAATCGACATGGGCATGGCTGCCGATGTCGGTACCTTGCAACGTTTGCCGCGTATCATCGGCGACGGCATCCTGCGCGAGCTGGCGTTCACCGGGCGCATGGTCGATGCCCAGGAGGCGTTGCGCATTGGCCTGGTCAACCGCGTCTATGATGACCAGGCGGCGCTGTTGGACGGGGTCTTTGCCATCGCCCGCGAGATTGCCGCAAAATCGCCGATCGCCGTGGCCGGCACCAAGGAGATGCTCAGCTACATGCGCGACCATCGCATCGACGATGGCCTGGAGTACATCGCCACCTGGAACGCCGCCATGCTGCAGTCCGAAGACCTGCGGGTGGCCGTGGCCGCCCACATGAGCAAACAGCAACCGACGTTCGCCGACTGA
- the nudC gene encoding NAD(+) diphosphatase: MSARWTTAVLDPQITGGLAVARSPEGFLMDGNGALFPRDWLKRQDLDVLCEHGIGRFDGQPVFLLELRGASEVPGCAWQGLRRFMLEGDFDTYRVLGYAAQIGTWAREHRFCGSCGQAMTQIRWERAMYCQACDLRSYPRISPSMIVLITRGDEVLLARSPRFVSGVYSTLAGFAEPGESAEECLVREVREEVAVEVKNIQYVGSQCWPFPHSMMLGFHAEYAGGEIVMQADEIEDAQWFSVHDLPPLPAGRSIARYLIDLYVARRLGLVEPVLPA, encoded by the coding sequence ATGTCAGCACGCTGGACAACCGCAGTACTCGACCCGCAGATCACCGGGGGGCTGGCCGTCGCCCGTAGCCCGGAAGGGTTCCTGATGGACGGCAACGGCGCGCTGTTCCCCCGCGACTGGCTCAAGCGCCAGGATCTCGATGTGCTGTGCGAGCATGGCATCGGTCGCTTCGACGGCCAACCGGTGTTCCTGCTCGAACTGCGCGGCGCCAGCGAAGTGCCGGGTTGTGCCTGGCAGGGGCTGCGTCGGTTCATGCTCGAAGGTGACTTCGACACCTACAGGGTGCTGGGTTATGCCGCGCAGATTGGCACTTGGGCGCGTGAGCATCGCTTTTGCGGCAGCTGCGGCCAGGCGATGACCCAGATTCGCTGGGAGCGGGCGATGTACTGCCAGGCCTGCGACTTGCGCAGCTACCCGCGTATTTCGCCGAGCATGATCGTGCTCATCACCCGCGGCGACGAGGTGCTGCTGGCGCGTTCGCCGCGCTTTGTCAGCGGGGTCTACAGCACCCTGGCCGGCTTTGCCGAGCCGGGTGAGTCGGCGGAGGAGTGCCTGGTGCGCGAGGTGCGTGAAGAGGTGGCGGTGGAGGTGAAGAACATTCAGTACGTTGGCAGTCAGTGCTGGCCGTTTCCGCATTCGATGATGCTTGGGTTTCATGCTGAGTATGCGGGGGGGGAGATTGTCATGCAGGCGGATGAGATCGAGGATGCGCAGTGGTTCAGTGTTCACGACTTGCCGCCGTTGCCGGCGGGGCGGTCGATTGCGCGGTATCTGATCGATCTGTATGTGGCGCGGCGGTTGGGGTTGGTGGAGCCTGTTTTGCCTGCCTGA
- a CDS encoding TSUP family transporter — translation MPFELTVEPLTLLILALVAFVAGFIDAIAGGGGLLTTPALLTAGMPPHLVLGTNKLSSTFGSATAGFTYYRRKLFHPAQWRPALLATLVGALLGAVIAHYMPAEWLNKMLPVIVFACGVYLLFGGTPKAPLDADAPISKKWQFPQGFTLGFYDGVAGPGTGAFWTVSTLLLYPIDLVRASGVARSMNFVSNIAALTVFVISGQVDYIVGLCMGLSVMVGAFFGARTAISGGSKFIRPVFIAVVLALTVRLVWQHWVG, via the coding sequence ATGCCCTTCGAACTCACTGTAGAACCGCTCACCCTGCTGATCCTCGCCCTGGTCGCCTTCGTCGCCGGTTTCATCGATGCCATTGCCGGCGGCGGCGGCTTGCTGACCACGCCGGCGCTGCTCACCGCCGGCATGCCGCCGCACCTGGTGCTGGGCACCAACAAGCTCAGTTCCACCTTCGGCTCGGCCACTGCCGGTTTCACTTATTACCGGCGCAAGCTGTTCCACCCGGCCCAGTGGCGCCCGGCGCTATTGGCCACCCTGGTGGGCGCGCTGCTCGGCGCGGTGATCGCCCACTACATGCCTGCCGAGTGGTTGAACAAGATGCTGCCGGTGATCGTCTTCGCCTGCGGGGTTTACCTGCTGTTCGGTGGTACGCCCAAGGCGCCGCTGGACGCCGACGCGCCGATCAGCAAGAAATGGCAGTTCCCCCAGGGTTTCACCTTGGGCTTCTACGACGGCGTCGCCGGGCCTGGCACGGGTGCGTTCTGGACCGTCAGCACCCTGCTGCTGTATCCCATCGACCTGGTCCGGGCCAGTGGCGTGGCGCGCAGCATGAACTTCGTCAGCAATATCGCGGCGCTGACGGTGTTTGTCATTTCCGGGCAGGTGGATTACATCGTCGGGCTGTGCATGGGGCTTTCGGTCATGGTCGGGGCGTTTTTCGGGGCGCGGACGGCGATTAGCGGGGGGAGCAAGTTTATTCGACCGGTGTTTATTGCGGTGGTGCTGGCGTTGACGGTGCGGTTGGTTTGGCAGCATTGGGTTGGGTAG
- a CDS encoding glutamine synthetase family protein has translation MTSTTGFADLPSEIRAFRQQHPEVRYVDLISLDIPGHFYGKRYPIEMLAKVAAGSPLKLPQNCVLLGAQGGLFPIGDYCFNDGDPDAFRRLVPGTLKLVTWEREPLGQMLITSDGTAAPIAFEPREVLARVLRRLERRGMRPVVAFELEFYLFDRALKDGLPQFPHDPFSNDADDQPNMHIERLSRFSDVLREMVESANRQGIDANVISAELGPGQFEINFGHCDDGLRAADWAALFCRSTRGVALKHGLRASFMSKPYLQAPGSGMHVHVSLYDAAGNNLLAADGQRPLRHAVTGCLALLPHCMPVFAANHNAFRRYGAMVNAASRASWGFEDRDACIRIPESDPRNLRIEHRLAGADANPYLVLAAILCGMEHGLEAGQEPIAPLNENRGSGIDFPKDMLGAVAAMRGHPAVNEGLGEEFVMVYCENKRQDHLAFLQEVSAREYRWFL, from the coding sequence ATGACCAGCACCACCGGCTTTGCCGACTTGCCCAGCGAAATCCGCGCGTTCCGCCAGCAACACCCCGAAGTGCGCTATGTCGACCTGATCAGCCTGGACATCCCCGGGCACTTCTACGGCAAGCGCTACCCTATCGAGATGCTGGCCAAGGTCGCCGCCGGCAGCCCGCTGAAGTTGCCGCAGAACTGCGTGCTGCTCGGCGCCCAGGGCGGTCTGTTCCCGATTGGCGACTACTGCTTCAACGACGGCGACCCCGATGCCTTCAGGCGCCTGGTGCCCGGCACGCTCAAACTGGTGACTTGGGAGCGCGAACCGCTGGGGCAGATGCTGATCACCTCGGACGGCACCGCCGCCCCCATCGCGTTCGAGCCACGGGAAGTGCTCGCCCGCGTGCTGCGGCGCCTCGAGCGACGCGGCATGCGCCCGGTGGTGGCGTTCGAGCTGGAGTTCTATCTATTTGACCGCGCGCTCAAGGACGGCCTGCCGCAGTTCCCCCACGACCCGTTCAGCAATGACGCCGACGACCAGCCGAACATGCACATCGAACGCCTGTCGCGGTTCTCCGACGTGCTGCGCGAAATGGTCGAGAGCGCCAACCGGCAGGGGATCGACGCCAATGTCATCAGCGCCGAACTGGGCCCGGGCCAGTTCGAGATCAACTTCGGCCATTGCGACGATGGCCTGCGCGCCGCCGACTGGGCCGCGCTGTTCTGCCGCAGCACCCGCGGCGTGGCGCTCAAGCATGGCTTGCGCGCCTCGTTCATGAGCAAGCCGTACCTGCAGGCGCCGGGTAGCGGCATGCACGTGCATGTCAGCCTTTATGACGCGGCCGGCAACAATCTGCTGGCCGCCGACGGCCAGCGCCCGCTGCGCCATGCCGTGACTGGCTGCCTGGCGCTGCTGCCGCACTGCATGCCGGTATTTGCCGCCAACCACAACGCGTTTCGCCGCTATGGCGCCATGGTCAATGCCGCCAGCCGGGCCAGTTGGGGCTTCGAGGACCGCGACGCGTGCATTCGCATCCCCGAGTCGGACCCGCGCAACCTGCGGATCGAGCACCGCCTGGCCGGCGCCGACGCCAACCCGTACCTGGTGCTGGCGGCGATTCTCTGTGGCATGGAGCATGGCCTGGAGGCCGGCCAGGAGCCGATCGCGCCATTGAACGAAAACCGTGGCAGCGGCATCGACTTCCCCAAGGACATGCTCGGCGCGGTGGCGGCCATGCGCGGGCACCCGGCAGTGAACGAAGGCTTGGGAGAGGAGTTCGTGATGGTGTACTGCGAGAACAAGCGCCAGGACCACCTGGCGTTCCTGCAGGAGGTCAGTGCGCGGGAGTACCGCTGGTTCCTCTGA
- a CDS encoding helix-turn-helix domain-containing protein, which produces MSDDIQALARQVRDLRKHRGLTLDELASRVKRSLGFLSQVERGLSRPTVADLTAISEALQVPTTYFYQAVPPRELDWVTRPGERRTLYYAAGVTDVLVSPTLNGRFAMLESHLAPGASSGDGHLDDSSEQGGFVLEGELTLWREGHEGAVTLGPNDSFQLPPHSQFRYANLTEQPTRVLWVFR; this is translated from the coding sequence ATGTCTGACGATATCCAGGCCCTCGCCCGCCAGGTGCGCGACCTGCGCAAGCACCGTGGCCTGACCCTCGATGAACTGGCCAGCCGGGTCAAGCGCTCGCTGGGTTTCCTCTCCCAGGTCGAGCGGGGCCTGTCGCGCCCGACCGTGGCCGACCTCACCGCCATCAGCGAAGCGCTGCAAGTGCCCACCACCTACTTCTACCAGGCCGTGCCGCCACGCGAGCTCGACTGGGTCACCCGCCCCGGTGAGCGGCGCACCCTGTACTACGCCGCCGGGGTTACCGATGTGCTGGTCTCGCCTACCCTCAATGGCCGCTTCGCCATGCTCGAAAGTCACCTGGCGCCAGGTGCCAGCAGTGGCGACGGGCACCTGGACGACAGCTCGGAGCAAGGGGGGTTCGTCCTCGAGGGCGAACTGACCTTGTGGCGCGAAGGCCACGAAGGCGCCGTCACCCTGGGGCCAAACGACAGTTTTCAACTGCCGCCGCACAGCCAGTTCCGCTACGCCAACCTGACCGAACAGCCGACCCGGGTTCTCTGGGTCTTCCGTTGA
- a CDS encoding NAD(P)/FAD-dependent oxidoreductase — MFKQSAQHVASYYALTHPTPLPLRPTLQTRHDTEVLIVGAGFSGLHTALRLALAGKRVTLLEASRVAWAASGRNGGQALLGWSCDLPPLEKALGLERSRQLWDSMCWAAEEMRELPRRHGFDIDYRLGSLWAAVLPRRVKLLEQARQEAADKLGYDSLRLIARDELPEWIDSPRYQAALLDPNGAHLNPLKLAQGLANAIEAAGGQIFEQSQVLDYHAHRDGFLARTAKGEVRSSVVVLACNAYIDRLDRDLSRRLLPVGAYQVATAPLAPDFAASLLPRNSCVIDNQFVPDYFRLTPDHRLLFGGGCTYLGGIPKDVAGATRPYLERVFPQLRGVAIEHAWGGHIDCSIQRTPDIGRQGQRYWLQGFSGHGVLPTLAGARAVSDAILGDDALLTLYQGIDNGRFPGGELLAAPLEAAAKAWYRMRDHV, encoded by the coding sequence ATGTTCAAGCAATCCGCCCAGCACGTCGCCAGCTACTACGCCCTCACCCACCCCACGCCCCTCCCCCTGCGCCCGACCCTGCAAACCCGCCACGACACCGAGGTGCTGATCGTCGGCGCCGGCTTCAGCGGCCTGCACACTGCCCTGCGCCTGGCCCTGGCCGGCAAACGCGTGACCTTGCTGGAAGCCAGCCGGGTGGCCTGGGCCGCCTCCGGACGCAACGGTGGCCAGGCGCTGCTGGGCTGGTCATGTGACCTGCCACCACTGGAAAAGGCCCTGGGCCTGGAACGCAGTCGGCAGCTGTGGGACAGCATGTGCTGGGCCGCCGAGGAAATGCGCGAGCTCCCCCGGCGCCACGGTTTCGACATCGACTACCGCCTCGGCAGCCTGTGGGCCGCGGTGCTGCCGCGCCGGGTGAAGCTGCTGGAGCAGGCCCGCCAGGAAGCCGCCGACAAGCTCGGCTACGACAGCTTGCGGCTGATCGCGCGCGACGAGCTGCCCGAATGGATCGACAGCCCCCGCTACCAGGCCGCCCTGCTCGATCCCAACGGCGCCCATCTCAACCCGCTGAAGCTGGCCCAGGGCCTGGCCAACGCCATCGAGGCGGCCGGCGGGCAGATCTTCGAACAAAGCCAGGTGCTCGACTACCACGCGCACCGCGACGGCTTTCTCGCCCGCACCGCCAAGGGCGAGGTACGCAGCAGCGTGGTGGTACTGGCCTGCAATGCCTATATCGACCGCCTGGACCGCGACCTGTCACGGCGCCTGCTGCCGGTGGGCGCCTACCAGGTGGCCACCGCGCCGCTGGCGCCAGACTTCGCCGCCTCGCTGCTACCGCGCAACAGTTGCGTGATCGACAACCAGTTCGTTCCTGACTACTTTCGCCTCACCCCCGACCACCGCCTGCTGTTCGGCGGCGGTTGCACCTACCTGGGCGGGATCCCCAAGGATGTCGCCGGCGCCACCCGGCCGTACCTGGAGCGGGTCTTCCCGCAGTTGCGCGGGGTGGCCATCGAGCATGCCTGGGGCGGGCACATCGACTGCAGCATCCAGCGCACGCCCGACATCGGCCGCCAGGGCCAGCGCTACTGGCTGCAAGGTTTTTCCGGCCATGGCGTGCTGCCGACCCTGGCCGGGGCGCGGGCGGTCAGCGACGCGATCCTCGGCGACGATGCGCTGCTGACGCTGTACCAAGGCATCGATAACGGCCGCTTCCCCGGCGGCGAGCTGCTGGCCGCGCCCCTGGAGGCCGCGGCCAAGGCCTGGTACAGGATGCGCGACCATGTCTGA